The Candidatus Nanosynbacter sp. HMT-352 genomic interval TTAAAACTGGACACTTGTTCTTGCGGCGAACATACGGTGGAAAGCATGCTTCGTCTGCAAAGAATGATCCGAATATGCACCCTGGAACTCCAGCAGAAATCATCAATTTGAGGGCTGACACTTATATTTGGGCTTACAATAATTATCGAAACACTGGCGCGATTAGCACGATGAATGTTCGCGAATTGCCGCCAAGATATTAAAAGTTTGCAAATTAAAACGCTAATGTATATAATTACTATTAGTTATGAAATTAGCAAAAGGGTTGGGCGAATTCTTCGGACTGGACATCGATACGAATGCGGTGCGGGTGGTTCAATTGTCTCGTACTGGCACGGGATGGAGTTTGTCGCATTACGGTTATACGCCAGTTGATTCTAAGATAGCAGGAGGTGATTCTCCAGAGGCTAAGCGACGCTTGGGTGAGGCTATTATGACTGCTGTTGGTCAAGCTGGAATTAAAACCTCTAATGTAGCTGTTGGTTTGCCGTCAAATAAGACATTTTCGACTATTATTGATGTGCCAAAGGTTTCTGAGCAGGAATTGAAGGCAATGATGAAATATCAAATTGACCAATATATTCCAATGTCTTTGGATGAGGCAGAAGTTGACTGGGCTTTATTGGGTGATAGTTTGCATGCTCAGAATCAGTATGAGATTCTGCTGACAAGTACAGCAAAGTCTTATGCGGAAGAGCGTCTGGAATTAGTTGAAAATCTCGGCTTTAATGTGATTGCTGAAGAGCCGAACGCTATTGCTATGGTTCGCTCTTTATCAGCTACCGATTCTCAGGATGCGCGTTTGATTATCAATATGGGCGAAAATTCAACGGATTTGGCGGTTGTCTATAATGGGGCGCCGCGACTTATTCGTATGATTCCAACTGGGCTTTCGTCTTTGGTTCGATCGGCGGTTCAGAATCTTAGCGTCCAGGAAGATCAAGCTCGTCAATTTATTTTGAAATTTGGTTTGTCACCGGATAAACTAGATGGTCAAGTGTTAAGGGCTATTGATTCAACTCTCGACAATTTTTCTTCAGAGCTAGTAAAATCTATAAAGTTTTTCC includes:
- the pilM gene encoding type IV pilus assembly protein PilM, translated to MKLAKGLGEFFGLDIDTNAVRVVQLSRTGTGWSLSHYGYTPVDSKIAGGDSPEAKRRLGEAIMTAVGQAGIKTSNVAVGLPSNKTFSTIIDVPKVSEQELKAMMKYQIDQYIPMSLDEAEVDWALLGDSLHAQNQYEILLTSTAKSYAEERLELVENLGFNVIAEEPNAIAMVRSLSATDSQDARLIINMGENSTDLAVVYNGAPRLIRMIPTGLSSLVRSAVQNLSVQEDQARQFILKFGLSPDKLDGQVLRAIDSTLDNFSSELVKSIKFFQTRYPSVAVSGILLSGFGSAIPQLDGYVMNKTGVQSITADPWQRVQVSQSDQQQLAPIASEFAIAVGLAQRSNIS